The following coding sequences are from one Seonamhaeicola sp. ML3 window:
- a CDS encoding glucosaminidase domain-containing protein, whose product MKKVIVIILLGGFLFSCKTRKKVVSKPTKPKTEAVVVNKEQPQKVYANDTERYIDIYKTIAQNEMKLYNIPASITLAQGILESGSGNGRLSVKANNHFGIKCHEWTGAKIYHDDDKRQECFRKYKDPKYSFRDHSLFLKDRKRYAGLFELKQSNYKAWAKGLKAAGYATDKKYPQKLISLIERYRLYEYDKEVLGSTYWTIDTPKKSQLTYVVVKGDTLYSISKKYNITVEELQRINGLSDTSLSIGQELMVEVSKDN is encoded by the coding sequence ATGAAAAAAGTAATAGTAATAATATTATTAGGCGGATTTTTATTCAGTTGTAAAACTAGAAAGAAAGTCGTTTCTAAGCCAACAAAACCAAAAACCGAAGCAGTGGTTGTTAATAAGGAACAACCCCAAAAAGTATATGCTAATGACACAGAGCGCTATATTGATATTTATAAAACGATAGCTCAAAATGAAATGAAACTGTACAATATTCCCGCAAGTATAACCTTGGCTCAAGGTATTTTGGAGTCTGGATCTGGTAATGGGAGATTGTCTGTTAAGGCCAACAATCATTTCGGGATTAAGTGCCATGAATGGACTGGTGCTAAAATTTATCACGATGATGATAAGCGGCAGGAATGTTTCAGGAAGTATAAAGACCCGAAGTACTCCTTCAGGGATCATTCTTTGTTCTTAAAAGACAGAAAACGCTATGCTGGGCTTTTCGAGCTCAAGCAAAGTAATTATAAAGCTTGGGCTAAGGGCTTAAAGGCAGCCGGATATGCAACCGACAAAAAGTATCCCCAAAAACTTATTTCGCTCATAGAGCGCTATAGACTTTATGAGTATGATAAAGAAGTTTTGGGAAGTACTTATTGGACTATTGATACCCCGAAAAAAAGCCAGCTCACCTATGTGGTTGTAAAAGGCGATACGCTTTATTCCATTTCAAAAAAATATAATATTACAGTAGAAGAGCTTCAGCGTATTAATGGGTTGTCTGATACCAGCCTTAGTATTGGGCAAGAGTTGATGGTTGAGGTTTCAAAAGATAATTAA
- a CDS encoding 1-aminocyclopropane-1-carboxylate deaminase/D-cysteine desulfhydrase, translating into MDFKVENSINQVVKVPSECGVELFIKREDEIHSFVSGNKYRKLKFNLLEAKISGHDTLLTFGGAYSNHIAAVAYAGKMYGFKTIGVIRGEELKSKIEENETLSFAKSNGMKFEFVTREVYREKGSQTLIDHLKAFFGKFYLIPEGGTNELAVKGCEEILTEEDKSFDVVCCPVGTGGTISGLINGSGNTQQILGFPALKGDFLRTEITKFVSKTNWDLISDYHFGGYAKMNRDLIAFINTFKADNKIPLDPVYTGKMMFGVLDLIKTGFFKKGTRILAIHTGGLQGIQGMNSILKKKNIPIIS; encoded by the coding sequence ATGGATTTTAAAGTTGAAAATAGCATCAACCAAGTGGTGAAAGTGCCTTCTGAATGTGGTGTTGAGTTGTTCATAAAGCGAGAAGATGAAATCCATTCTTTTGTTTCGGGGAACAAATACAGGAAACTTAAGTTTAATCTTTTGGAAGCCAAGATTTCAGGACATGATACTTTGTTAACCTTTGGTGGAGCTTATTCTAATCATATTGCTGCAGTAGCTTATGCAGGTAAAATGTACGGTTTTAAAACCATTGGTGTCATTCGGGGAGAAGAACTAAAAAGTAAAATTGAAGAGAACGAAACCTTGAGCTTTGCCAAATCAAACGGTATGAAGTTCGAATTTGTAACGAGAGAAGTATATCGCGAGAAGGGAAGTCAAACATTGATTGATCATTTAAAAGCATTCTTCGGAAAGTTTTACTTAATCCCAGAAGGAGGAACCAACGAGTTAGCTGTAAAAGGCTGTGAGGAAATATTAACCGAGGAAGATAAGAGTTTTGATGTTGTTTGCTGCCCTGTTGGAACAGGAGGGACAATCTCAGGTTTAATAAATGGTTCAGGAAACACACAACAAATATTGGGTTTTCCTGCTTTGAAAGGTGATTTTTTGAGAACAGAAATTACTAAATTCGTATCTAAAACCAATTGGGATTTAATATCCGATTACCATTTTGGAGGCTACGCAAAAATGAACCGTGATTTAATTGCGTTCATCAATACGTTCAAGGCCGATAATAAAATTCCTTTAGACCCAGTTTATACAGGAAAAATGATGTTTGGGGTTTTAGACTTGATAAAAACAGGTTTTTTTAAAAAAGGAACAAGAATATTAGCGATTCATACCGGAGGCCTTCAAGGTATTCAGGGTATGAATTCAATTTTAAAGAAGAAAAATATACCCATCATAAGTTAG
- a CDS encoding DUF5522 domain-containing protein produces MKKIIPIEEGDFYWTPEGYRCFTEQYHLKRGYCCESGCRHCPYGYNASTSLKTGKKD; encoded by the coding sequence ATGAAAAAGATTATCCCCATCGAAGAAGGAGACTTCTACTGGACTCCTGAAGGCTATCGTTGCTTTACAGAACAATACCATTTAAAAAGAGGATACTGTTGTGAAAGCGGTTGTAGACACTGCCCTTATGGCTACAATGCTTCAACATCGCTTAAAACAGGCAAAAAAGACTAA
- a CDS encoding DUF4136 domain-containing protein, with protein sequence MKTLLKSLPLFALLLIFGSCSSIRVAADYDKDAPFKEYKTFAFFKTGIDKAEISDLDKRRILRAIEAELLAKGYTKSQKPDLLVSIFTKSNQRVDVYNNAWGAGAWGWGGFWGPGWGLGPGWGWGWNQPTVSTTTQGTLFVDLIDAKKKELIWQGMGTGHLSRDMDKKEERIKEFVSKVFEKYPPEALQ encoded by the coding sequence ATGAAGACATTATTAAAAAGCCTACCACTGTTTGCCCTATTGTTGATTTTTGGCTCCTGTAGTTCCATAAGAGTTGCTGCAGATTACGATAAAGATGCCCCTTTTAAAGAATACAAAACGTTTGCTTTTTTCAAGACCGGCATAGATAAAGCAGAAATTAGCGATTTAGACAAACGTAGAATACTGCGCGCCATTGAAGCTGAGTTACTCGCTAAAGGCTATACAAAATCTCAAAAACCCGATTTACTCGTTAGTATTTTCACCAAATCCAACCAACGTGTTGATGTTTACAACAATGCTTGGGGCGCAGGCGCCTGGGGATGGGGTGGTTTTTGGGGACCTGGATGGGGTTTAGGCCCAGGATGGGGCTGGGGATGGAATCAACCCACTGTATCTACAACTACGCAAGGCACATTGTTTGTTGACCTTATCGATGCCAAGAAAAAAGAACTGATTTGGCAAGGTATGGGAACAGGACACCTTTCCAGAGATATGGATAAAAAAGAAGAACGCATTAAAGAGTTTGTTTCAAAAGTATTTGAGAAGTATCCTCCTGAAGCTTTACAATAA
- a CDS encoding bestrophin family protein has translation MYTRRIFPVKGVIKWTRRHIVLFLFLALIPVILFDIFGLKWLHVPWLPLGVLGTAVAFIVSFKNNASYDRLWEARKIWGGIVNASRSWTIMVKDFITNSHAVEKASVSEIQDMKRELVHRHIAWLTALRYQLRKDKPWEMHLKSAKSNKEFRASQYRVCEDEIPYEEAVKPYISNEEYKVLLAKGNQASQLLGIQSERLKELRSDGFIEDFRHMEMANMLVEFYTLQGKSERIKNFPYPRQFATLNYLFVWMFILMLPFGIMEGFEAIGNHIIEDLATHESRTSLGHRIQEFIANHFVWFSIPFSAMLSWVFHTMEAIGENTENPFEGGPNDVPITDLSRGIEIDIRQLIDDTDIPEPYVWKNDIVM, from the coding sequence ATGTATACAAGACGAATATTTCCTGTTAAGGGTGTGATTAAATGGACACGCCGCCATATTGTCCTATTTCTTTTTCTTGCGCTTATTCCAGTAATACTGTTCGATATTTTTGGACTAAAGTGGTTGCACGTGCCCTGGTTACCGTTGGGCGTACTTGGTACAGCTGTAGCATTTATAGTGAGTTTTAAGAATAATGCATCCTACGATAGGTTATGGGAGGCGAGAAAAATATGGGGTGGTATTGTAAATGCCTCAAGGTCATGGACCATAATGGTCAAGGATTTTATAACCAACTCGCATGCTGTTGAGAAGGCAAGTGTAAGTGAGATTCAAGATATGAAGCGAGAGCTGGTTCATAGACATATAGCTTGGCTCACGGCATTGCGTTACCAACTTAGGAAAGATAAACCTTGGGAAATGCATTTAAAATCAGCTAAATCCAACAAAGAGTTCCGAGCTAGCCAGTATCGTGTTTGTGAGGACGAAATTCCTTATGAAGAAGCGGTTAAGCCTTATATTTCCAATGAGGAATACAAAGTACTACTTGCCAAAGGAAATCAAGCGTCCCAATTATTAGGAATACAATCCGAACGTTTAAAAGAATTGAGGTCTGACGGTTTTATCGAGGATTTTCGACACATGGAAATGGCAAATATGTTGGTAGAGTTTTACACACTTCAAGGTAAAAGTGAACGTATAAAGAATTTTCCATACCCCAGACAGTTTGCAACCTTAAATTACCTTTTCGTCTGGATGTTTATATTAATGCTGCCATTTGGTATTATGGAAGGGTTCGAAGCTATTGGTAATCATATTATAGAAGACTTAGCTACACACGAATCCCGCACGTCTCTGGGGCATAGAATCCAAGAGTTCATTGCGAACCATTTTGTTTGGTTTTCAATTCCTTTTAGTGCTATGCTTTCATGGGTTTTTCATACTATGGAAGCGATTGGCGAGAATACAGAAAACCCCTTTGAGGGCGGGCCTAATGATGTACCCATAACAGATTTAAGTAGAGGTATAGAAATTGATATTAGGCAACTTATTGACGATACCGATATTCCTGAACCCTACGTTTGGAAAAATGATATCGTGATGTAA
- a CDS encoding aromatic amino acid hydroxylase, protein MQIELNPILRKLPEHLKQFIKPQNYKGYSPVDQAVWRYVMRKNVYFLGNVAHKSYLQGLKQTGISTEHIPNMYGMNRILKEIGWAAVAVDGFIPPNAFMEFQAYNVLVIASDIRQLEHIEYTPAPDIIHEAAGHAPIIANPEYAEYLRRFGELGCKAISSAKDYELYEAVRHLSIIKEAPNTAEKDIKRAEHNIDELQKNMGTPSEMALLRNLHWWTVEYGLIGSLSNPKIYGAGLLSSIGESEWCLTNAVTKLPYTMEAIFKDFDITKPQPQLYVTPDFAHLSLILEEFANTMALRTGGLGGVLKLIHSRALGTIELSTGLQISGIFTKVLEHNDAPIYIQTFGKSALSYREKELVGHDTNTHSRGFGCPIGKLKGINIAIEDMSPRDLAAYNIYEEQTVTLEFEGGIKVSGEIITGKRNLQGKIILISFKNCTVTHQDTILFKREWGIYDMAVGKEIVSAFSGPADLNSFNLITHIPSEKTIQVKKTEERLRLESLYQQIRDYRTKKNQTISRTKVLEELIENHANDWLLPVEIFELTFIDNKTELREKVLKHLETVKQNRPEVGKLIDDGLEIIREAKVPN, encoded by the coding sequence ATGCAAATTGAGTTAAATCCAATTTTAAGGAAGCTACCTGAACATTTAAAACAGTTTATCAAACCTCAAAACTACAAGGGCTACTCTCCTGTAGATCAAGCTGTTTGGAGGTACGTTATGCGTAAAAATGTTTATTTCCTAGGCAATGTAGCACACAAATCGTATTTACAGGGCTTAAAGCAAACCGGGATTTCTACAGAACATATTCCTAACATGTATGGTATGAATCGTATACTGAAGGAAATTGGCTGGGCCGCTGTAGCTGTAGATGGTTTCATTCCTCCTAATGCTTTTATGGAATTTCAAGCATATAATGTTTTAGTGATAGCCAGCGACATAAGACAATTAGAACACATAGAATACACTCCTGCCCCAGATATTATTCATGAAGCAGCAGGTCACGCACCCATTATTGCAAATCCTGAATATGCAGAATACCTAAGACGTTTTGGGGAGTTGGGCTGCAAGGCAATCTCATCGGCCAAAGATTACGAATTGTATGAAGCCGTTAGGCATTTGTCGATTATAAAAGAAGCACCAAACACCGCTGAAAAAGACATTAAACGTGCAGAGCACAACATTGATGAGTTACAAAAAAATATGGGAACTCCCAGTGAAATGGCGCTTCTAAGAAATTTACATTGGTGGACTGTTGAATATGGGTTAATTGGTTCCTTAAGTAACCCCAAAATATATGGTGCAGGGTTGTTATCTTCTATTGGCGAAAGTGAATGGTGCTTAACCAATGCCGTTACAAAACTACCATATACTATGGAGGCTATCTTTAAGGATTTCGATATTACCAAACCACAACCCCAGCTTTACGTTACTCCAGATTTTGCTCATCTAAGTTTAATCCTTGAAGAATTTGCCAACACTATGGCATTAAGAACCGGAGGACTTGGCGGCGTTCTCAAGTTAATACATTCAAGAGCACTAGGCACCATAGAACTGAGTACAGGTCTTCAAATCTCTGGTATATTCACTAAAGTATTGGAGCATAATGACGCGCCTATTTACATTCAAACTTTTGGAAAAAGCGCTTTATCATATAGAGAAAAAGAACTTGTAGGCCATGACACAAATACACACTCCAGAGGCTTTGGCTGCCCTATAGGAAAGTTAAAAGGTATTAATATCGCTATTGAAGACATGAGTCCGCGTGATTTGGCAGCTTATAATATTTATGAAGAGCAAACCGTTACTCTTGAATTTGAAGGTGGCATAAAAGTTTCTGGTGAAATCATAACAGGAAAACGCAATCTACAAGGAAAAATCATTTTAATTAGTTTCAAAAACTGTACGGTTACACATCAAGACACTATACTTTTTAAACGGGAATGGGGTATTTATGATATGGCGGTTGGCAAAGAAATCGTTTCGGCGTTTTCCGGTCCGGCAGATTTAAATAGTTTCAACCTTATTACTCACATACCTTCAGAAAAAACCATTCAAGTTAAAAAAACTGAAGAACGTTTACGATTAGAATCTTTATACCAACAAATACGGGATTACAGAACTAAAAAAAATCAAACTATTTCTAGAACAAAAGTTTTAGAAGAACTTATTGAAAATCATGCAAACGACTGGTTGTTACCCGTAGAAATTTTTGAGTTAACTTTCATTGACAATAAAACCGAATTGAGAGAAAAAGTCCTGAAACATCTTGAAACGGTGAAACAAAACAGACCCGAAGTTGGCAAACTGATTGATGATGGTTTAGAAATTATTCGAGAAGCAAAAGTTCCTAATTAG
- a CDS encoding enoyl-CoA hydratase/isomerase family protein has product MESYVKLTVLDQVGQIEFFHPNKNAMPSDVLQNLEQTIVEAGKNDNVKVIILQSSGDRTFCAGASFNELMTIKDAETGMRFFSGFANVINAMRECPKPIIGRVQGKTVGGGVGLAAATDYCLATQYASIKLSELSIGIGPFVIEPAVSRKIGKMAMSQMTIDAETFYSAQWAKEKGLYAEVFETLEELDLAVTTLAKKLSSYNPEALTEMKHVFWEGTSHWNTLLSERAGISGKLVLSKFTKKTLKRFRKD; this is encoded by the coding sequence ATGGAATCTTACGTTAAACTTACCGTTTTAGACCAGGTTGGTCAAATAGAATTTTTTCACCCTAACAAGAATGCTATGCCCAGCGATGTGTTGCAAAATCTGGAGCAAACCATTGTTGAAGCAGGTAAAAATGATAATGTTAAGGTGATTATACTCCAAAGTTCAGGTGATAGAACGTTTTGTGCTGGAGCCAGCTTTAATGAATTAATGACTATTAAAGATGCCGAAACTGGTATGAGGTTCTTTTCTGGATTTGCCAACGTTATTAATGCCATGCGTGAATGCCCTAAACCAATAATTGGAAGGGTACAGGGAAAAACTGTTGGTGGCGGTGTTGGTTTAGCAGCAGCAACAGATTATTGCTTGGCAACACAATATGCCTCAATTAAATTAAGTGAGTTGAGTATTGGTATAGGGCCTTTTGTGATTGAGCCTGCCGTATCTAGAAAGATAGGGAAAATGGCCATGTCTCAGATGACTATTGATGCGGAAACATTTTATTCTGCTCAATGGGCAAAAGAAAAAGGATTATACGCCGAAGTATTTGAAACTTTGGAGGAGCTGGATTTAGCAGTAACTACTTTAGCTAAAAAACTGAGTAGTTATAACCCAGAAGCTTTAACCGAAATGAAACATGTTTTTTGGGAAGGCACCTCTCACTGGAATACACTTTTATCTGAACGTGCAGGTATTAGTGGAAAATTGGTGCTTAGCAAGTTTACCAAAAAGACTTTGAAGCGCTTTAGAAAGGACTAA
- a CDS encoding DUF4230 domain-containing protein — translation MRKILFGVIITLIILFSFKYCDDKRADKMVLQESSMLIQEQIKNVGKLIVTEGHFSEVFNYKNSKEIFGDYVTSEKKALVVVNASVSIGYDLSKVEFKVDEANKTLHILKIPEAEININPDMEYYDMQADFFNPFEAKDYNEIKKAVKTSLTKKIEASDLKKNAKNRLISELSKFYILTNSFGWTLKYNESSLTSMEEFQNLKF, via the coding sequence ATGCGAAAAATTCTATTCGGAGTCATTATTACCCTTATTATCCTTTTTTCATTCAAATATTGTGATGATAAACGAGCTGATAAAATGGTGCTTCAAGAAAGTTCTATGCTTATTCAGGAACAAATAAAGAATGTTGGAAAATTAATCGTAACCGAAGGTCATTTTAGTGAGGTGTTCAATTACAAAAATTCTAAAGAGATTTTTGGAGACTATGTAACTTCAGAAAAGAAAGCATTGGTGGTTGTTAATGCTAGTGTTTCTATTGGTTATGATTTAAGTAAGGTTGAATTTAAAGTAGATGAGGCCAATAAAACGCTTCACATTTTAAAAATTCCTGAAGCTGAAATCAATATTAATCCCGATATGGAGTATTACGATATGCAGGCCGATTTTTTTAATCCGTTCGAAGCAAAAGATTATAATGAAATAAAAAAGGCTGTAAAAACATCTTTGACGAAAAAGATTGAAGCATCAGATTTAAAGAAGAATGCAAAAAATAGATTGATAAGTGAGCTTTCTAAATTTTATATCCTTACTAATTCTTTTGGTTGGACCCTAAAATACAATGAATCTTCTTTGACCTCCATGGAAGAGTTTCAAAATTTAAAATTTTAA
- a CDS encoding response regulator transcription factor translates to MTIKVAITDDNSFLIKAVKEKLSFFEDIKVSFTAIHGGNLLEKLAENHNLDLILMDIEMPVKNGIEATEIVKQKYPHIKIIMLTVFDDDENIFNAIKAGADGYLLKEVNPKDLYDGIKDTLNGGAAMTPSIALKTLKLLRNPASLENVEEKEEILLTNREVEVLEQLSRGLSYSAIADNLILSVGTIRKHIENIYRKLQVHNKLEAVQKAKKNNLI, encoded by the coding sequence ATGACCATTAAGGTTGCCATAACAGACGACAATAGCTTTTTAATAAAAGCCGTTAAAGAAAAACTGTCATTCTTTGAAGATATAAAAGTTAGTTTTACAGCTATTCATGGTGGCAATTTACTGGAGAAGTTAGCAGAAAATCATAATCTGGATTTAATTTTAATGGATATTGAAATGCCTGTTAAGAATGGCATAGAAGCTACAGAAATAGTAAAACAAAAATATCCGCATATTAAAATAATCATGCTTACGGTGTTTGATGATGATGAAAATATTTTCAACGCCATAAAAGCTGGGGCAGATGGGTATTTGCTTAAAGAGGTAAATCCAAAAGATTTATATGATGGTATAAAAGACACCTTAAATGGAGGGGCGGCAATGACACCTTCAATAGCCCTAAAGACCTTAAAACTTTTAAGGAACCCAGCTAGTCTTGAAAATGTAGAGGAAAAAGAGGAAATCCTTCTTACCAACAGAGAAGTTGAGGTTTTAGAACAATTAAGCAGGGGGTTGAGTTATAGTGCTATTGCCGATAATTTGATTTTATCGGTTGGAACCATCAGAAAGCATATTGAGAATATATACAGAAAGTTACAGGTCCACAATAAGTTGGAAGCAGTACAAAAAGCGAAAAAAAATAATCTTATTTAG
- a CDS encoding sensor histidine kinase: MKKRILSIVFSFFICIGFSQDNSILIDSLKAVLLNKPSDSTRIKTYGDLCWYYRAVSKDSAFKYGNLALKISKETNNVVGEAQAYNDIGILHYDLADYGEALNQYNASMKIRTALNDSMGVAALYNKIGLIHQNTFKLDSAIFYATKALKIYEKKNHRRYVAYIKTNIANIYRGLKQYQRALDTHLEIAEVNKSINDNLGLTRTYNNIANAYLFLKDTVQSEEYYLKSIDLAVKHNYKKELAGLYNNYGGILHDMKKYTKAVEYNTKSLKLREELKDNYGITSSTLRLAGLYIDLKNYNKAKNCLYTGLNLSKRYNINELKMDAYDKLASYYAYKRIPDSVMYYKALYKSLNDTIYNSRITKEIAEIQEKYDAAEREKEIQTQRAEIAEKELNLNRKNTQILGLVILTLVLIVLGYLLYKQQKLKNKQLQKENELKQALIEIETHNKLQEQRLRISRDLHDNIGAQLTFIISSIENLQYGFKITNDKLKGKLTNISSFTKETIYELRDTIWAMNKNEITLEDLRARISNFIDKAGTSASGIQFTVNIDEKLSDELEFSSVKGMNIYRIVQEAINNAIKYAEASEVEVNIQKKNEDVIFSIKDNGKGFDLQTVEEGNGLNNMKKRAADINADITFNSKIDKETEIILSL, encoded by the coding sequence ATGAAGAAAAGAATACTGTCAATTGTTTTCTCATTTTTTATATGTATTGGTTTTTCTCAGGATAATTCTATCCTAATTGATAGTCTCAAGGCGGTATTGCTGAATAAACCTTCAGACTCAACTAGGATAAAAACCTATGGGGATTTATGTTGGTATTACAGAGCTGTATCAAAAGATTCTGCCTTTAAGTATGGGAATCTCGCTCTAAAAATTTCTAAAGAAACAAACAATGTAGTTGGAGAAGCGCAAGCCTATAATGATATTGGAATATTACATTATGATTTGGCCGATTATGGTGAAGCGCTAAACCAGTACAATGCCTCAATGAAAATCCGGACTGCGTTGAATGATTCCATGGGAGTTGCAGCACTTTACAATAAAATAGGACTCATTCATCAAAACACCTTCAAATTAGATTCAGCAATTTTCTACGCCACCAAAGCTTTAAAAATCTACGAGAAGAAAAACCACAGACGTTATGTAGCTTACATAAAAACAAATATTGCTAATATTTACAGAGGATTAAAGCAATATCAACGGGCGCTTGATACACATTTAGAAATAGCCGAAGTTAATAAAAGCATTAATGATAATTTAGGGCTAACAAGAACCTACAATAATATTGCGAATGCCTACCTGTTTTTAAAAGATACGGTGCAGAGTGAGGAGTATTATCTAAAGAGTATTGATTTAGCCGTAAAACATAACTACAAAAAAGAATTAGCAGGCTTATACAATAACTATGGTGGGATCTTACATGATATGAAAAAATATACTAAGGCTGTTGAGTATAATACCAAATCGCTAAAGTTAAGGGAAGAATTAAAAGATAATTATGGAATAACCAGTTCTACTTTGCGTTTGGCAGGACTGTATATAGATTTAAAAAATTACAACAAAGCTAAAAACTGCTTGTATACCGGTCTTAATTTATCTAAAAGGTATAATATTAATGAGCTAAAAATGGATGCTTATGATAAGTTGGCATCCTATTATGCATATAAGAGAATTCCAGATAGTGTTATGTATTACAAGGCGCTCTACAAGTCTTTAAATGATACGATTTACAATAGCAGGATAACAAAGGAGATTGCAGAGATACAAGAGAAGTATGATGCAGCTGAAAGAGAAAAAGAAATTCAAACACAAAGAGCCGAAATCGCAGAAAAGGAGCTTAATCTAAATAGAAAGAACACACAGATTTTAGGTCTCGTAATTTTGACTCTAGTTCTTATTGTATTGGGGTATTTACTCTACAAACAGCAGAAACTTAAAAACAAACAGCTTCAAAAAGAAAACGAACTTAAACAAGCCTTAATCGAGATTGAGACTCACAATAAACTTCAAGAGCAGCGCTTAAGAATCTCTAGGGATTTACACGATAACATTGGGGCCCAGTTAACATTTATAATTTCGTCTATAGAAAATTTACAATATGGGTTTAAAATAACCAACGATAAACTAAAGGGGAAACTTACCAACATCAGTTCTTTTACAAAAGAAACCATCTACGAGTTGCGGGATACCATTTGGGCGATGAATAAAAATGAAATTACTTTAGAAGATTTAAGGGCTAGAATTTCTAACTTTATAGATAAAGCCGGCACGTCTGCAAGTGGTATACAGTTTACTGTTAATATAGATGAAAAGCTTTCAGATGAATTGGAGTTTAGCTCTGTTAAGGGTATGAATATTTATAGAATCGTTCAAGAAGCGATAAATAATGCCATTAAATATGCCGAAGCCTCTGAGGTTGAAGTCAATATACAAAAGAAGAATGAAGATGTTATTTTTTCGATTAAAGATAATGGCAAAGGATTTGATTTACAAACTGTGGAGGAAGGCAATGGACTAAATAACATGAAAAAACGTGCTGCCGATATTAATGCGGATATTACATTTAACAGTAAAATAGATAAAGAAACTGAGATTATTTTAAGCCTATGA